The genomic region CGCGAGCGGCAGCCGCATGCCGCCCACGCGTCGGGGCCTGACCGCTTCACCTGGAGAGCACCGTGATCAGCTCATCGACCGTCGTCAATTCAGTGGTAGAAAAACTCCGCGCCGCGTTGGCCCGTGGCCAATGGCGCTCCGGCGAGATGCTGCCGGGCCAACGTGAGCTGGCCGAACAACTGGGTATCAGCCGCCCGAGCCTGCGCGAAGCCGTCACCGTCCTGGAAACCCTCGGCCTGGTCCGCTCCATGCCCGGCAAAGGCGTGGTGGTGCTGGACACCGCCAGCGCCCACAGCGGCGTGGCCGACGCCAGCCTCGAAGACATCCTGCAACTGCGCTACACCCTGGAGCCGTTCATCGTCGGACTGGTGGCGCAATCGATCAGCAGCAAGGAAGTCGGCCAGTTGCGCCTGACCCTGATGGACATGCGCGAAGCCCTGGAGGCCAATGACAGCGAGGCCGGGCTGAACGCCTATATCGCCTTCCACGAAGAATTGTTCGCCCTGACCTCCAACCCGATTTTCCAGAACGTGGTGCAGCAGACCAGCAACGCGCTCAAGCAGAGCGCCGAGGTGCTGCGCAACTCACCCGAGCACCTGGCAGAACGCCTGGAGGAAAACGAAGCCGTGGTGCGTGCCATCCGCAACAAGAACAGCGCCCTGGCCAGTGCGGAGATGCGTCGGCACATCCTGCAGGAAAGCTTGCGCATGGGCATCGAACTCACCATCCCGGACGACCATCTGGGCAGTATCGAGCAGTAATCCACCTCGACGGGAGACCGGTCATGACCAGCGTTGCAACACTTCAGCCCTTCGCTACCGCCCGCACGCGCAGGCAGTCCCGCGCCCTGCAAGGACCGTCGTGTGCCGAAGATCTCTACGCCAGGGTCTTCGAGGATATTCTCGAAGGACAATTCACGGCCGGGCTGAGCGAAGACCTGCTGATGCAA from Pseudomonas asplenii harbors:
- a CDS encoding FadR/GntR family transcriptional regulator, with amino-acid sequence MISSSTVVNSVVEKLRAALARGQWRSGEMLPGQRELAEQLGISRPSLREAVTVLETLGLVRSMPGKGVVVLDTASAHSGVADASLEDILQLRYTLEPFIVGLVAQSISSKEVGQLRLTLMDMREALEANDSEAGLNAYIAFHEELFALTSNPIFQNVVQQTSNALKQSAEVLRNSPEHLAERLEENEAVVRAIRNKNSALASAEMRRHILQESLRMGIELTIPDDHLGSIEQ